Proteins from one Deltaproteobacteria bacterium genomic window:
- a CDS encoding NADH-quinone oxidoreductase subunit N codes for MKWMPLLPEAYFFLAAFVFFVLALVPPSGPRRHHLLALFLTAGGLIISLGAMGEDGLFFSQVYRLDLFSQLFKFMLAAGVFLIVCLCDDLQGIPKDRHPEFYFLLILGTLAMMILVSAVELLTLYVALELTSYCLYLLVPLRRGYGIHQEAGIKYFLIGISTSAIMLFGLALLYGAAQTTYLAGLLKVLPHMMGSPMVFIGLLFTLSGFFFKLAFFPFHLWAPNVYQGAANQVTAFIATSTKVAAIAILLRLVALSGSGSRPLVPILVILAIASMTLGNLVALVQQDLKRLLGYSAIAHAGYVFIGILTMSEKGYAGAIFYAMAYLAMNFLCFLVVVKRAGDGQNLKITQLAGLHQRSPLLAMALLLGFFSLGGLPPTIGFTGKFLIFLAAMEKGYFYLVLIAMINVVVSLYYYALVVKAAYFLEPEKNLPPIPLSWPTRLLIVVMVIINVGGGLFPAFFYGLAQAAARLVV; via the coding sequence ATGAAATGGATGCCCCTCCTGCCCGAGGCTTATTTTTTCCTGGCGGCCTTTGTTTTTTTTGTTCTGGCCCTGGTCCCCCCTTCCGGTCCAAGGCGTCATCACCTGTTGGCCCTTTTCCTGACGGCCGGAGGGCTGATAATAAGCCTGGGGGCTATGGGAGAGGACGGCTTATTTTTTTCCCAGGTTTACCGCCTCGATCTCTTTTCCCAGCTTTTCAAATTTATGCTGGCTGCCGGGGTTTTTTTAATTGTCTGCCTGTGCGACGACCTCCAGGGCATCCCGAAAGACCGCCATCCTGAATTTTATTTCCTCCTCATCCTTGGGACTCTGGCCATGATGATACTGGTCAGCGCCGTGGAGCTGCTGACCCTCTATGTTGCTCTGGAGCTGACCAGCTATTGCCTTTATCTCCTGGTCCCCTTAAGAAGGGGATACGGGATTCATCAGGAAGCGGGGATAAAATATTTTTTGATTGGTATATCGACCTCGGCTATAATGCTTTTCGGTCTGGCTTTGCTCTACGGGGCCGCCCAAACGACCTATCTTGCCGGACTTTTAAAGGTCCTTCCCCACATGATGGGATCTCCCATGGTCTTTATCGGCCTGCTTTTCACCTTAAGCGGCTTTTTCTTTAAATTGGCCTTCTTCCCTTTTCACCTCTGGGCGCCGAATGTCTATCAGGGGGCAGCCAATCAGGTGACCGCCTTTATTGCCACCTCAACCAAAGTGGCGGCCATAGCCATCCTGCTTCGTCTGGTTGCTTTGAGCGGCAGCGGCAGCCGGCCCCTGGTCCCAATCCTGGTCATTCTGGCCATCGCTTCCATGACCCTGGGTAATCTGGTGGCCCTGGTTCAACAGGATTTGAAGAGACTCTTGGGGTACTCGGCCATAGCCCATGCCGGATATGTCTTCATCGGGATCCTGACGATGAGCGAAAAGGGGTACGCCGGGGCCATCTTTTATGCCATGGCTTATCTGGCCATGAATTTTCTCTGCTTTCTGGTGGTGGTCAAAAGGGCCGGCGATGGCCAGAATCTTAAGATAACCCAATTGGCCGGATTGCATCAAAGGTCCCCCCTCCTGGCCATGGCCCTGTTGCTCGGTTTTTTCAGTCTCGGGGGCCTGCCGCCCACCATCGGCTTCACCGGAAAATTTTTGATCTTCCTGGCAGCCATGGAAAAAGGTTATTTTTATCTGGTTCTGATTGCTATGATTAATGTTGTTGTTTCCCTTTATTATTATGCCCTGGTGGTCAAGGCGGCCTACTTCCTGGAGCCCGAAAAAAATCTGCCCCCCATTCCCTTGTCCTGGCCGACCAGGCTGCTTATTGTAGTCATGGTTATTATCAATGTCGGCGGGGGCCTTTTCCCGGCTTTTTTTTATGGCCTGGCCCAGGCCGCCGCCAGGCTGGTTGTATAA